Proteins encoded together in one Lathyrus oleraceus cultivar Zhongwan6 chromosome 5, CAAS_Psat_ZW6_1.0, whole genome shotgun sequence window:
- the LOC127081609 gene encoding secreted RxLR effector protein 161 — MDNLTSASLSVKPNLKLEEHGKEHKVDTTFFKKIVGSLRYVCNSLPDIGFSVGLVSKYLNEPKVSHMKAVRRILRYLKGSINYEILFQRDSERKEASVTFYLDAYWYGYKEDLRSTTGYFFQVFGAPFSWCSRKKLVMELSS, encoded by the coding sequence ATGGACAATTTGACTTCTGCATCTTTGTCTGTCAAACCAAATTTGAAGTTGGAGGAGCATGGAAAGGAACACAAAGTCGATACAacttttttcaaaaaaattgtcGGATCTCTGAGATATGTGTGCAATAGTTTACCTGATATAGGTTTCTCAGTTGGATTAGTGAGCAAATACCTGAATGAACCAAAggtgtcacacatgaaggctGTAAGAAGAATCCTAagatacttaaaaggatcgaTAAACTATGAAATTCTATTTCAACGAGACTCTGAAAGGAAAGAAGCTAGTGTTACTTTCTATTTAGATGCTTATTGGTATGGATATAAGGAAGATCTAAGAAGCACAACTGGCtatttctttcaagtatttggtgccCCATTCTCGTGGTGTTCGAGAAAGAAACTTGTGATGGAATTGTCATCATGA
- the LOC127085757 gene encoding protein trichome birefringence-like 38 isoform X2, translating into MGFEMKVYGWIAITICMMMCLNPCICLEERNGERCNLYEGSWVYDESYPLYDSSKCPHIRLEFDCLKYGRTDTQYLKYRWQPTNCDLPSFNGKSFLEKFKGKQIMYIGDSVSLNQWQSFICMLHSSLPNTTVTQVGAEPITNHTFQEYGVSIIIYRTTYLVDIEVEEIGRVLKLDSLKGGSIWKEMDVLVFNTWLWWYRSGPKQPWDYIQIGDKTVKDMDRMEAFRTGLTTWAKWVDTDVDTTKTKVFFQGISPMHYHGEEWNEPGVTNCAKETTPITGSSSTRGLPKASYVLESVLEEITNHVHLLNITALSELRKDGHPSSHNGFHGMDCTHWCVAGVPDTWNQLLLESIMN; encoded by the exons atgggTTTTGAAATGAAGGTTTATGGTTGGATTGCAATAACCATTTGTATGATGATGTGTCTTAATCCATGCATCTGTTTGGAAGAAAGAAATGGAGAGAGATGCAATTTATATGAAGGAAGTTGGGTTTACGATGAATCTTACCCTCTTTATGATTCTTCAAAATGTCCTCATATTCGTTTGGAatttgattgcttgaaatatGGCAGAACTGATACACAGTATCTCAAATATAGATGGCAACCAACTAACTGTGACCTACCCAG CTTTAATGGAAAAAGTTTCTTGGAAAAGTTCAAGGGAAAACAAATAATGTATATAGGAGATTCAGTGAGTCTGAACCAGTGGCAATCATTTATATGTATGCTTCACTCAAGTCTACCTAACACAACTGTAACACAAGTGGGTGCTGAACCCATCACAAACCACACATTCCAG GAGTATGGAGTTTCAATTATTATCTATCGTACGACATATTTGGTCGACATCGAAGTGGAAGAAATCGGCAGAGTATTGAAACTTGATTCTCTTAAAGGTGGAAGCATATGGAAAGAAATGGATGTTTTGGTTTTCAACACCTGGCTTTGGTGGTACCGTAGTGGACCCAAACAACC ATGGGATTATATTCAAATAGGTGATAAAACAGTTAAAGATATGGATAGAATGGAAGCTTTTAGAACTGGCTTAACAACTTGGGCTAAATGGGTTGATACAGACGTTGATACAACCAAAACCAAAGTTTTTTTCCAAGGAATTTCTCCTATGCATTACCA CGGGGAAGAATGGAATGAGCCGGGAGTAACGAATTGTGCGAAAGAGACGACACCGATAACTGGATCATCGTCAACTCGTGGATTACCGAAAGCATCATATGTATTGGAAAGTGTTTTGGAGGAAATAACAAATCATGTTCATCTTCTCAATATTACAGCTCTTTCGGAATTGAGAAAAGATGGTCATCCTAGCTCTCATAATGGCTTCCATGGCATGGATTGTACACATTGGTGTGTGGCCGGGGTTCCAGATACTTGGAATCAGCTTCTGCTGGAATCAATTATGAATTAG
- the LOC127085757 gene encoding protein trichome birefringence-like 38 isoform X1 encodes MGFEMKVYGWIAITICMMMCLNPCICLEERNGERCNLYEGSWVYDESYPLYDSSKCPHIRLEFDCLKYGRTDTQYLKYRWQPTNCDLPSFNGKSFLEKFKGKQIMYIGDSVSLNQWQSFICMLHSSLPNTTVTQVGAEPITNHTFQVTHRFHHKSLLQKKKYFFMINSSTFPIFLQEYGVSIIIYRTTYLVDIEVEEIGRVLKLDSLKGGSIWKEMDVLVFNTWLWWYRSGPKQPWDYIQIGDKTVKDMDRMEAFRTGLTTWAKWVDTDVDTTKTKVFFQGISPMHYHGEEWNEPGVTNCAKETTPITGSSSTRGLPKASYVLESVLEEITNHVHLLNITALSELRKDGHPSSHNGFHGMDCTHWCVAGVPDTWNQLLLESIMN; translated from the exons atgggTTTTGAAATGAAGGTTTATGGTTGGATTGCAATAACCATTTGTATGATGATGTGTCTTAATCCATGCATCTGTTTGGAAGAAAGAAATGGAGAGAGATGCAATTTATATGAAGGAAGTTGGGTTTACGATGAATCTTACCCTCTTTATGATTCTTCAAAATGTCCTCATATTCGTTTGGAatttgattgcttgaaatatGGCAGAACTGATACACAGTATCTCAAATATAGATGGCAACCAACTAACTGTGACCTACCCAG CTTTAATGGAAAAAGTTTCTTGGAAAAGTTCAAGGGAAAACAAATAATGTATATAGGAGATTCAGTGAGTCTGAACCAGTGGCAATCATTTATATGTATGCTTCACTCAAGTCTACCTAACACAACTGTAACACAAGTGGGTGCTGAACCCATCACAAACCACACATTCCAGGTTACTCATAGATTCCACCACAAATCATTGTTGCAAAAAAAAAAGTACTTTTTTATGATAAATTCAAGTACTTTTCCAATATTTCTGCAGGAGTATGGAGTTTCAATTATTATCTATCGTACGACATATTTGGTCGACATCGAAGTGGAAGAAATCGGCAGAGTATTGAAACTTGATTCTCTTAAAGGTGGAAGCATATGGAAAGAAATGGATGTTTTGGTTTTCAACACCTGGCTTTGGTGGTACCGTAGTGGACCCAAACAACC ATGGGATTATATTCAAATAGGTGATAAAACAGTTAAAGATATGGATAGAATGGAAGCTTTTAGAACTGGCTTAACAACTTGGGCTAAATGGGTTGATACAGACGTTGATACAACCAAAACCAAAGTTTTTTTCCAAGGAATTTCTCCTATGCATTACCA CGGGGAAGAATGGAATGAGCCGGGAGTAACGAATTGTGCGAAAGAGACGACACCGATAACTGGATCATCGTCAACTCGTGGATTACCGAAAGCATCATATGTATTGGAAAGTGTTTTGGAGGAAATAACAAATCATGTTCATCTTCTCAATATTACAGCTCTTTCGGAATTGAGAAAAGATGGTCATCCTAGCTCTCATAATGGCTTCCATGGCATGGATTGTACACATTGGTGTGTGGCCGGGGTTCCAGATACTTGGAATCAGCTTCTGCTGGAATCAATTATGAATTAG